The Paenibacillus tianjinensis genome has a window encoding:
- a CDS encoding response regulator: MLRIAIVDDEVLIREGLARMISKESSAFCVVGTYPDGKHLLDELPSLQLDVVITDIRMPQVGGLELIRRLKASHPQIRSLLMSGFVEFNYAREAIRSSAVDYLLKPINKEQLFEVLYRLEQERKLQHDKEECQRSGLLLSLLQIEQPSAILLEGLGLPQPYFTVYVLRGGTRETALAYAERLRQEKGALFDLLEIHKGIQVWVRYSPQPLTPEEQRDLIDYVGPPGRNQRLHIGVSRSYSDPARLRTAYLEAKQACDAGIYNPQPLHYAAIEELNVAEKSPADPFAPFREPLIHDLQILNTAGAREWIRKMFRVLEAGQANPDLILRSLQQVEETARKELPEFEAVYRIESRPRLEEQIKACMSLSEMEELFTTPFSAALNEIRTHRLEMSGTAVETVKRWVSANYNQHADLNTLAGMVFLTPSYLSKLFKQETGLTLTDYIIEIRIRKAKQLLKSAHDLKVHEIGTEVGYPDPAYFNKLFKRIVGVTPNEYKRISLV, encoded by the coding sequence TTGCTGCGTATTGCGATTGTAGATGATGAGGTTCTGATCCGCGAAGGCCTGGCCCGGATGATCAGCAAGGAGAGCAGCGCCTTCTGTGTCGTTGGTACTTATCCCGACGGCAAGCATCTGCTGGATGAGCTTCCTTCCCTTCAGCTGGACGTTGTCATTACCGATATCCGTATGCCGCAGGTCGGCGGTCTGGAGCTGATCAGGCGGCTGAAAGCGAGCCACCCGCAGATCCGCTCGCTGCTGATGAGCGGATTCGTTGAATTCAATTATGCCCGGGAAGCCATCCGCAGCTCAGCCGTGGATTACCTGCTCAAACCGATCAACAAAGAACAGCTCTTCGAAGTGCTGTACAGACTGGAGCAGGAACGCAAGCTGCAGCATGACAAGGAAGAATGCCAGCGCTCCGGGCTGCTGCTCTCCCTGCTGCAAATCGAGCAGCCTTCTGCTATTCTTTTAGAGGGTCTGGGTTTACCTCAGCCGTATTTCACGGTCTATGTCCTGAGAGGCGGAACCCGGGAAACGGCCCTAGCCTATGCCGAGCGTCTGCGGCAAGAGAAAGGAGCCTTATTTGACCTTCTGGAGATTCATAAAGGCATTCAGGTATGGGTCCGTTATTCCCCGCAACCGTTAACCCCTGAGGAGCAGCGCGATCTCATAGATTATGTCGGTCCGCCCGGCAGGAATCAGCGCCTGCACATCGGGGTAAGCCGTTCCTATTCCGATCCGGCCAGACTGAGAACCGCTTATCTCGAAGCCAAGCAGGCCTGTGATGCGGGAATTTATAATCCGCAGCCGCTGCATTATGCTGCTATAGAGGAGCTTAATGTTGCGGAGAAGTCTCCAGCCGATCCTTTCGCTCCGTTCCGGGAGCCGCTGATCCATGATCTGCAGATTCTAAATACCGCCGGAGCTCGGGAGTGGATCCGCAAGATGTTCCGCGTGCTTGAAGCGGGGCAGGCCAATCCGGACCTGATTCTCCGCTCCCTGCAGCAGGTGGAGGAAACTGCCCGCAAAGAATTACCGGAATTCGAAGCCGTCTACCGGATAGAGTCCCGCCCAAGGCTGGAGGAGCAGATCAAAGCCTGCATGAGCCTTAGCGAAATGGAAGAGCTGTTCACCACTCCTTTCTCCGCAGCATTAAATGAAATCCGCACCCACCGGCTCGAGATGTCCGGCACGGCGGTGGAAACGGTGAAGCGCTGGGTATCGGCCAATTATAATCAGCATGCTGACCTGAATACGCTCGCGGGTATGGTATTCCTAACGCCAAGCTATCTCAGCAAATTGTTCAAGCAGGAGACTGGGCTCACCCTAACCGACTATATTATTGAAATCCGCATCCGTAAAGCCAAACAGCTGCTGAAGAGTGCCCACGACCTGAAGGTGCATGAAATCGGCACCGAAGTCGGCTATCCCGATCCCGCTTATTTCAACAAGCTGTTCAAAAGAATCGTCGGCGTCACACCGAACGAATACAAACGAATTTCCCTCGTATAA
- a CDS encoding sensor histidine kinase yields MVSYILSIPRRLWLFLANLPMERKLIVVFVFLLSLPITYVSYLSSRSTFNSVLQNSTTSAGQMAGSASDTIDRYVADLKRYTALPLYNTDVQFYLEQQNTDWEKNTSMSMFLSYLNHTKDEIIAVYLVDKYGSVFYDRAPGINELFPEERMAQWQRLTEGAGVAPVVQGRHFIRVNDSDHREVFSVLRTITSVSSLKPIGMLVFDIDISLFKGIAEPVNTVTQGNTLIVDDQGQLIYGGLNTDPQSRVLQQHDIPLLLQNTDQAEGHFQIHLEGRDYLAVYTVSPKTGWTTMVTIPLERILTPVQKTRNTLILTTLAIVAFALVVATFISYALTKPLKSMVRLMKQVQHGNLDVWLSPKYNDEIGMLGSHFNRMIIRVKDLLQEVSLTEKRKQKADMRALQNQINPHFIYNTLESIRMLAEGSDDPRVARLTYLLGLQMRYGIVRSDEMVTIRHELDHVRNYLHLLQIRFPDKFSLNIEVPEEFLPLPVIKLVFQPIVENAVFHGLEAKEGPGAIIITAWAEDGKIVFCVSDDGVGMDEGTLRLLNNNLMNGADGEMFGIGLRNVNERIRLHYGNAFGLRVYSELGRGTRVILRIDDLSGARVEE; encoded by the coding sequence TTGGTATCATACATCCTGAGTATCCCGCGCAGGCTATGGCTGTTTCTGGCCAACCTGCCGATGGAGCGCAAGCTGATTGTCGTATTCGTCTTTCTTCTTTCCCTGCCGATCACTTATGTCAGCTACCTCTCCTCCCGCTCCACCTTCAATTCGGTGCTGCAGAACTCCACGACGAGCGCGGGGCAAATGGCGGGCAGTGCTTCGGATACCATCGACAGGTATGTCGCCGATTTGAAGAGATATACAGCGCTGCCGCTGTATAATACCGATGTCCAGTTCTATCTGGAGCAGCAGAATACCGACTGGGAAAAGAACACCAGCATGTCGATGTTCCTAAGCTATTTGAACCATACGAAAGACGAGATCATTGCCGTATACTTGGTGGACAAATACGGATCGGTCTTCTATGATAGGGCTCCCGGCATTAATGAACTATTCCCGGAAGAACGGATGGCGCAGTGGCAAAGACTGACCGAAGGGGCCGGGGTAGCTCCTGTTGTGCAAGGCCGTCACTTCATCCGGGTGAACGACAGTGATCACCGGGAAGTATTCAGCGTCCTGCGCACGATTACCTCGGTCAGCTCGCTGAAGCCGATCGGGATGCTCGTCTTCGATATCGACATCAGCCTGTTCAAGGGCATCGCTGAGCCGGTCAATACCGTCACCCAGGGGAATACCCTGATTGTGGACGATCAAGGACAGCTTATCTATGGCGGTTTAAATACAGATCCGCAGAGCCGCGTTCTGCAGCAGCATGATATCCCCCTGCTGCTGCAGAATACGGATCAGGCGGAGGGGCATTTCCAGATTCACTTGGAGGGCCGGGATTATCTGGCAGTATATACTGTTTCCCCAAAGACCGGATGGACGACCATGGTCACCATTCCGCTGGAACGGATCCTTACCCCGGTGCAGAAGACCCGCAATACGCTGATCTTGACGACTTTGGCGATTGTAGCCTTTGCTTTGGTTGTGGCAACATTCATTTCCTATGCGCTGACCAAACCGCTAAAATCGATGGTCCGCCTGATGAAGCAGGTGCAGCATGGCAATCTGGATGTCTGGCTTTCACCCAAATATAACGATGAAATCGGGATGCTCGGCAGCCACTTCAACCGGATGATCATCCGGGTCAAAGACCTGCTTCAGGAAGTGTCGCTTACGGAAAAACGGAAGCAAAAAGCCGATATGCGGGCCTTGCAGAATCAGATCAACCCGCACTTCATTTACAACACGCTGGAATCCATCCGCATGCTGGCAGAGGGCAGTGATGATCCCCGTGTAGCCAGGCTGACTTACCTGCTCGGCCTGCAAATGCGTTACGGAATTGTCCGCAGCGATGAAATGGTAACCATCCGGCATGAGCTGGATCATGTGCGTAATTATCTGCATCTGCTGCAAATCCGCTTCCCGGACAAATTCAGCCTGAATATTGAAGTGCCGGAGGAGTTCCTTCCGCTTCCGGTCATTAAGCTGGTCTTCCAGCCGATTGTCGAGAATGCCGTATTTCATGGCCTGGAGGCTAAGGAGGGCCCGGGTGCCATAATTATTACCGCTTGGGCTGAGGATGGCAAAATCGTATTTTGCGTCAGTGATGACGGTGTCGGCATGGACGAGGGTACCCTGCGGCTGCTAAACAATAACCTGATGAACGGGGCCGATGGCGAAATGTTCGGCATCGGCCTGCGCAATGTAAATGAGCGGATTCGCCTCCATTACGGCAACGCCTTCGGGCTGCGTGTATACAGCGAGCTTGGCCGGGGCACCCGCGTCATTCTAAGAATTGACGACCTCTCGGGCGCCCGCGTTGAGGAATAG
- a CDS encoding carbohydrate ABC transporter permease, producing MAHTKFRLVDFIKYITLLIGVFVVLFPPYVVIVNAFKSTDEFNSSSSMALPKSFLNFDNFTAVFQRGGLLSGFGNVLVIIIITLTLNILFGTMVAYVLGRFSFKLKPVVFGAYLVATIIPSITTQVATFGIIKNMGLYNTLGAPIVLYIGADVIQIILYLQFIRNIPFDLDESAMVEGASLFKIYRSIIFPLLTPATATLLILKTISIYNDMYIPYLYIPKQSLGVVTTILMRFQGVNSGEWNLICAAILLILLPTVILYFFLQRYIFEGVTSGAVK from the coding sequence ATGGCACATACCAAATTTCGCCTTGTAGATTTCATCAAATACATCACGCTGCTGATCGGGGTATTTGTCGTCCTTTTCCCTCCTTATGTGGTCATCGTTAATGCCTTTAAATCTACCGACGAGTTCAACTCCAGCAGCTCCATGGCTCTGCCCAAAAGCTTCCTGAACTTCGACAACTTTACCGCCGTCTTCCAGCGCGGGGGTCTCCTCAGCGGGTTCGGCAATGTGCTTGTGATCATTATAATTACATTGACCCTGAACATTCTGTTTGGCACAATGGTGGCATACGTGCTGGGCCGCTTCTCTTTTAAGCTGAAACCGGTTGTATTCGGAGCTTATCTGGTAGCCACTATCATTCCAAGCATTACCACACAGGTCGCCACCTTTGGCATCATCAAAAATATGGGTCTCTACAACACACTCGGCGCCCCTATCGTGCTCTACATCGGCGCAGACGTGATCCAGATCATTCTGTACCTGCAGTTTATCCGCAACATCCCTTTTGATCTCGATGAAAGTGCCATGGTGGAAGGTGCCTCCCTGTTTAAAATCTACCGTTCGATCATCTTCCCGCTCTTAACTCCGGCAACAGCTACGCTATTGATTCTGAAGACGATCAGCATCTACAATGACATGTACATCCCTTACCTTTATATACCCAAACAAAGCCTTGGCGTGGTAACCACCATTCTCATGCGCTTCCAGGGAGTCAATTCGGGCGAATGGAACCTGATCTGTGCCGCAATTCTGCTGATTCTGCTGCCGACGGTCATCCTGTACTTTTTCCTGCAGCGTTATATCTTTGAGGGGGTAACCAGCGGGGCCGTGAAATAG
- a CDS encoding carbohydrate ABC transporter permease, with translation MFGTLSYNKQKTIIIVSFLLIPLLLLATFTYYPAIKLVYYSFTNWDGYSPEKPWVGLDNYREVFSNPDIFKVFTHNFAYFVMGIVQNIVAIYFAVVLSSKLRGKNAFRIMLFLPYIMNGVAVAFMFGYVFDTTNGSLNLFLDNIGLHHLAQTSWLGTEGLVNYSLASTGFWRFMGYNMVIYIASLQAIPKDIYEAAKIDGAGSFQTLWRITLPNMKPVIQLNLFLTVTGALEVFDLPFVLTKGGPAGASETYVQKVVDTAFAFNNYGLASAMSIILLFFVVIVLLVQQLVLNRGGDK, from the coding sequence ATGTTCGGGACATTATCCTATAACAAACAGAAGACCATTATTATCGTATCCTTTCTGCTGATTCCGCTGCTGCTTCTGGCAACGTTCACCTATTACCCGGCGATTAAGCTGGTTTACTATAGCTTCACCAACTGGGACGGCTACAGCCCCGAGAAGCCATGGGTCGGCCTGGACAATTACCGCGAGGTATTCAGTAATCCCGATATTTTCAAAGTGTTCACCCATAACTTTGCCTACTTTGTGATGGGGATCGTCCAGAATATCGTCGCCATTTACTTCGCCGTCGTGCTGAGCAGCAAGCTGCGGGGCAAAAACGCCTTCCGGATTATGCTGTTCCTGCCTTACATTATGAACGGCGTCGCAGTGGCCTTCATGTTCGGCTATGTGTTTGACACCACTAACGGATCACTGAATCTGTTTTTAGATAATATCGGCCTTCACCATCTGGCCCAGACCAGCTGGCTCGGTACCGAAGGGCTGGTTAACTACTCGCTGGCATCCACCGGCTTCTGGCGGTTTATGGGCTACAACATGGTTATTTACATCGCCTCTTTACAGGCTATTCCCAAAGATATTTATGAAGCGGCCAAAATCGACGGCGCAGGCTCCTTCCAGACCTTATGGAGAATTACGCTGCCGAATATGAAGCCTGTGATTCAATTGAACCTGTTCCTGACGGTAACTGGCGCACTGGAAGTTTTCGATCTGCCGTTCGTACTGACGAAAGGCGGCCCTGCAGGTGCCAGCGAGACTTACGTGCAGAAAGTAGTCGATACGGCATTTGCTTTTAACAATTACGGGCTGGCCTCGGCAATGAGCATCATCCTGCTCTTCTTTGTCGTCATTGTGCTGCTGGTGCAGCAGCTGGTACTTAACCGGGGAGGAGACAAATAA
- a CDS encoding ABC transporter substrate-binding protein, with translation MRNKLFSLCFVIIMVFSLSLTGCGSNNNNNNAATTTDEPAATTAPESTDAAATTEPAAASGSDISGKIIFLTNRTDMIGKEYDEYLKRFNEKYPNIKVEFEASQTDYNQQAKVRMASGELPDVMFVPNIPNSDLPKYFAPLEDLGLTDKITFKDFKSYEGQLYGITTGNSTTGIVYNKKAFADAGITEIPKTWDEFLAACEKLKAAGVVPLASNFKDKWPLNDWVYSVPRIIAGNPDFPNEKLNSDTPFTMDNGYGKSLSLLRELNEKGYLEKDINSTNWEQSKKDIASGKFAMYFLGNWVINQVIGAGTTSDNVGFFPLPYDNSGTLTAPLSPDFFYAVAKNSKNVDAAKAFVKWMIEDSGYEDFAGFISPLKGKESNLAQLKEFQATGVVLQEGTVDDAKVTEITNKAQLDLPAMAQEFVLAKDPQTVFDKWNKAWAKAKKDLGY, from the coding sequence ATGAGAAACAAGTTATTTTCGTTATGTTTTGTTATCATTATGGTTTTCTCTCTATCCCTAACAGGCTGTGGTTCGAACAACAATAATAATAATGCAGCCACAACAACTGATGAGCCTGCAGCAACAACAGCGCCAGAGAGCACCGATGCAGCAGCAACCACTGAACCGGCTGCAGCCAGCGGCTCTGACATCAGCGGCAAAATCATTTTCCTGACCAACAGAACCGACATGATCGGCAAAGAGTATGACGAATATTTAAAGCGCTTTAATGAAAAATATCCGAACATCAAGGTTGAATTTGAAGCTTCCCAAACCGACTACAACCAGCAGGCTAAGGTCAGAATGGCCAGTGGCGAGCTTCCTGATGTCATGTTCGTTCCTAACATCCCTAACTCCGATCTGCCAAAATATTTTGCACCACTGGAAGATCTCGGCCTAACCGATAAAATTACGTTTAAAGACTTCAAATCCTATGAAGGCCAGCTGTACGGAATTACCACTGGTAACTCCACTACAGGGATTGTCTATAACAAAAAAGCCTTCGCCGATGCCGGCATCACAGAAATCCCTAAGACCTGGGATGAATTCCTCGCTGCCTGCGAAAAGCTGAAAGCCGCCGGTGTAGTGCCGCTCGCTTCCAACTTCAAAGACAAATGGCCGCTTAACGACTGGGTATACTCCGTTCCCCGGATTATTGCCGGAAACCCTGATTTCCCGAATGAGAAGCTGAATTCCGACACGCCTTTCACAATGGATAACGGCTATGGCAAATCGCTTAGCCTGCTTAGAGAGCTGAATGAAAAGGGCTATCTGGAAAAAGACATCAACTCCACCAACTGGGAACAATCGAAGAAGGACATCGCCTCCGGCAAATTCGCCATGTACTTCCTGGGCAACTGGGTAATCAACCAGGTTATCGGCGCCGGCACCACTTCGGACAATGTAGGCTTCTTCCCGCTTCCTTATGACAACTCAGGCACACTTACAGCTCCGCTGAGCCCTGACTTCTTCTATGCGGTTGCTAAGAACAGCAAAAATGTAGACGCTGCCAAAGCCTTCGTAAAATGGATGATCGAAGATTCCGGATATGAGGATTTTGCCGGATTCATCTCCCCGCTCAAGGGCAAAGAATCCAACCTGGCACAGCTTAAAGAATTCCAGGCTACTGGCGTAGTTCTGCAAGAAGGTACCGTGGATGACGCGAAAGTAACTGAAATCACCAACAAAGCACAGCTCGACCTGCCGGCTATGGCTCAGGAGTTCGTCCTGGCTAAAGATCCGCAAACCGTCTTCGACAAATGGAACAAAGCATGGGCCAAAGCGAAAAAAGACCTCGGCTATTGA
- a CDS encoding beta-mannosidase, with the protein MTQQRLDLTNWEFRASGDEAWLPAVVPGTVHTDLLRNGLISQPFYGKNEHELQWIDKKDWEYRTKLQLDGDWQSLAVTELNFAGLDTYADVYVNNVHALSADNMFRAWTVDVKGLLRTGDNEILVKFRSVVSEDLPKLEQLGYDLPAPNDQSELGGLEEKRISVFARKAPYHYGWDWGPRFLTSGIWREAVLTGRNAPAIADVYIRQDVIKKEEARLTAIVEVNAPEVWEGTLRIIADGQEWTQAVALAAGIQTVELELVINHPRLWWCNGLGAPELTSFQAELLQNGTVQSTAEVTTGLREIKLIRKPDAKGASFQFELNGVPVFAKGANHIPNDSFITEVTGDRYRHEIASAVESNMNMLRVWGGGFYEEKEFYRLCDEYGLLVWQDFMFACSMYPGDEAFLESVRKEAEYNVKRLRNHPCIALWCGNNEIDSAWAHFEENMGWGWKEKLSSEIRDTLWAAYEEIFHRILPEAVAAYHPGVDYWPSSPLRERTNTIDQHSTRVTGEGDVHYWGVWHGIEPFENYNVKVGRFMSEYGFQSFPELKSVLSYAEEADMELESEVMLAHQKNGRGNLLIKEYMDIYLPEPKDFRSFLYMSQILQAEAMRVAIESHRRNKPYCMGTLYWQMNDCWPVASWAGMDYYGRWKALQYTARKSFKDILLSIEEMDGENVKVHAVSDLRETLSGKLVLRLHDFSGSVLKEWNQPVQLAADSAAVVFTVPAAELLEGYDPKQVVLVASLLAEGSLLEQKELYFAAAKEIKLNKPILTVAEVRGSGGLSFTVSSDVLARGVYLTAEEEGIFSDNFFDLLPGEPKTVQFSLRGNGEQDFIPAAPKGLEVRSMADYMKEA; encoded by the coding sequence ATGACTCAACAACGGCTTGATTTGACGAATTGGGAATTTAGGGCTAGCGGGGATGAAGCGTGGCTGCCGGCAGTGGTGCCGGGAACGGTACATACCGATCTGCTACGCAATGGGCTGATTTCGCAGCCTTTTTATGGAAAGAATGAGCATGAGCTGCAATGGATCGATAAGAAAGACTGGGAGTACAGAACGAAGCTGCAGCTTGACGGAGATTGGCAGAGCCTGGCTGTTACGGAGTTGAACTTTGCAGGGCTGGATACGTATGCCGATGTGTATGTGAATAATGTGCATGCGCTTTCAGCAGACAATATGTTCCGGGCTTGGACAGTGGATGTCAAAGGTCTGCTGCGGACCGGAGACAATGAGATCCTGGTGAAATTCCGCTCCGTGGTGAGTGAGGATCTGCCGAAGCTGGAACAGCTCGGGTATGACCTGCCCGCACCCAATGACCAGTCTGAGCTGGGCGGACTTGAGGAGAAGCGAATTAGCGTGTTTGCCCGCAAGGCGCCTTATCATTACGGCTGGGACTGGGGCCCGAGATTTCTGACCAGCGGGATCTGGCGGGAAGCGGTGCTTACGGGACGAAATGCTCCTGCGATTGCGGATGTGTATATCCGTCAGGACGTTATAAAAAAGGAAGAGGCGCGTTTGACGGCAATTGTTGAAGTGAATGCGCCGGAGGTATGGGAAGGAACGCTGCGGATTATAGCGGACGGCCAGGAGTGGACGCAGGCAGTTGCGCTGGCGGCCGGGATACAGACTGTGGAACTGGAGCTGGTAATTAATCATCCGCGTCTATGGTGGTGTAACGGACTCGGGGCGCCTGAATTAACCTCATTTCAGGCGGAGCTGCTGCAGAACGGGACGGTACAAAGTACTGCAGAAGTGACTACCGGCCTTCGGGAGATCAAGCTTATCCGCAAACCTGATGCGAAGGGTGCCTCATTCCAGTTCGAGCTGAACGGTGTGCCGGTGTTCGCAAAGGGTGCGAATCATATCCCAAACGACAGCTTCATCACTGAGGTTACCGGTGACCGCTACCGTCATGAGATTGCCTCAGCGGTAGAGTCGAATATGAACATGCTGCGTGTATGGGGCGGCGGTTTCTATGAGGAGAAGGAATTCTATCGCTTGTGCGATGAATACGGCCTGCTGGTCTGGCAGGACTTCATGTTTGCCTGCAGCATGTATCCGGGGGATGAAGCATTCCTGGAGAGTGTGCGTAAGGAAGCTGAATATAATGTGAAGCGGCTGCGCAATCATCCGTGCATCGCACTGTGGTGCGGTAACAATGAGATCGACTCTGCCTGGGCCCACTTCGAGGAGAATATGGGCTGGGGCTGGAAGGAAAAGCTCAGTTCTGAGATCCGCGACACGCTATGGGCAGCTTACGAGGAGATTTTCCACCGCATTCTGCCGGAGGCGGTAGCAGCCTATCATCCGGGTGTTGATTACTGGCCGTCCTCCCCGCTCCGTGAACGTACTAATACTATAGACCAGCATTCGACGCGGGTTACAGGCGAAGGGGATGTTCATTATTGGGGTGTATGGCACGGGATTGAGCCTTTTGAGAACTATAACGTCAAAGTGGGCCGCTTCATGAGCGAATACGGCTTCCAGTCCTTCCCGGAGCTGAAATCTGTGCTGAGCTATGCGGAAGAAGCGGATATGGAGCTGGAATCGGAAGTGATGCTGGCGCACCAGAAGAACGGACGCGGCAATCTGCTGATTAAAGAATATATGGACATCTATCTTCCGGAGCCCAAGGATTTCAGGTCATTCCTGTATATGAGCCAGATTCTTCAGGCGGAGGCCATGAGGGTCGCGATTGAAAGCCACCGGAGAAACAAGCCGTACTGCATGGGTACCCTGTACTGGCAAATGAACGACTGCTGGCCTGTAGCTTCCTGGGCAGGGATGGATTACTACGGCCGCTGGAAGGCACTGCAATATACCGCGCGCAAAAGCTTCAAGGATATTCTGCTCTCCATTGAGGAAATGGACGGGGAGAACGTGAAGGTACATGCGGTTTCCGATCTGCGGGAAACACTGTCCGGGAAGCTGGTGCTCCGGCTGCATGATTTCAGCGGTTCGGTTCTGAAGGAATGGAATCAGCCCGTGCAGCTGGCTGCCGATTCGGCGGCGGTGGTATTTACCGTGCCGGCTGCGGAATTGCTGGAGGGTTATGATCCGAAGCAGGTGGTGCTGGTAGCTTCTCTTCTGGCAGAGGGCTCCCTGCTGGAGCAGAAAGAGCTTTACTTCGCTGCTGCTAAAGAGATCAAGCTGAATAAGCCGATACTTACGGTGGCTGAAGTACGGGGCAGCGGCGGCTTAAGCTTCACGGTCAGCAGCGATGTGCTGGCCAGAGGGGTGTATTTGACGGCGGAAGAGGAAGGCATCTTCTCTGACAACTTCTTCGATCTGCTTCCGGGCGAGCCGAAGACAGTGCAGTTCTCGCTGCGCGGCAACGGAGAGCAGGACTTTATTCCGGCTGCGCCAAAAGGCCTTGAAGTCCGCTCGATGGCTGATTATATGAAGGAAGCCTAA